One Phycisphaerae bacterium RAS2 DNA window includes the following coding sequences:
- the yibH gene encoding Inner membrane protein YibH, protein MTPPTTDLTALARPRGDSPTDGPAVPSSGIARPRPRWVTRWGIPGGIVSLAFVLFVYVSADALWPATEVRVVKVVAKSGVGGTAAATVQAPGWVEADPYPTVVSALADGVVAEVLALEGARIKAGDVVARLISDDARIGLEKAGAELAERESALKFAEATLEAAQREWDNPVELTRRVASADAAVAEREAELHRWPSELAAAQAVAAEMGAECARIERLHADEQASEIEFIRATQRCESQRATVASIEARRPILQAQLDAARAEAAAAKENLRLRIPEKRSLDEARAAVASAQAAVDRARAARDEARLRLERMEVRSPVAGVVMTRLVEPGSKVMQATDNPMSSHVVRLYDPGRLQVRVDVPLAEAARVNIGQDAEVVVNVLPDRVFRGRVTRVVHEADIQKNTLQVKVAITEPAAELKPEMLARVRFLSTDSATGAGGELSVFAPEAVIRRDDGGKPFVWMIDASARRAQRRAITLGTAKQDGWVQVAEGLQPGDSLIVEPPASLSDGARIRVAGDASSKQ, encoded by the coding sequence ATGACTCCTCCAACGACAGATTTGACGGCGCTGGCGCGCCCGCGCGGTGACAGTCCGACCGACGGTCCCGCCGTGCCGTCGAGCGGAATCGCAAGACCTCGCCCGCGCTGGGTGACGCGCTGGGGCATTCCCGGCGGGATCGTCAGCCTTGCATTCGTACTATTTGTCTATGTTTCGGCCGATGCGCTGTGGCCCGCGACGGAGGTGCGCGTCGTAAAGGTCGTTGCCAAATCGGGCGTCGGCGGAACGGCTGCCGCAACGGTGCAGGCGCCGGGCTGGGTGGAGGCCGATCCGTACCCGACGGTGGTGTCTGCCCTTGCGGATGGCGTGGTCGCGGAGGTGCTGGCGCTGGAAGGCGCGCGAATCAAGGCGGGCGATGTCGTGGCGCGGCTGATTTCCGACGATGCGCGAATCGGGCTGGAGAAGGCCGGCGCGGAATTGGCAGAGCGCGAGTCCGCGTTGAAGTTCGCCGAGGCGACGCTCGAAGCGGCGCAGCGCGAGTGGGACAACCCGGTGGAGCTGACGCGGCGCGTGGCATCGGCCGATGCGGCCGTGGCCGAGCGCGAGGCGGAACTTCATCGCTGGCCCTCGGAACTGGCGGCCGCGCAGGCCGTCGCCGCGGAGATGGGAGCCGAATGCGCGCGAATCGAGCGGCTGCATGCGGACGAGCAGGCGAGTGAAATCGAATTCATCCGCGCAACGCAGCGGTGCGAATCGCAGCGGGCAACCGTCGCATCCATCGAAGCAAGGCGACCCATCCTGCAGGCGCAGCTCGATGCCGCACGTGCCGAGGCGGCCGCGGCGAAGGAAAATCTGCGGCTGCGCATCCCGGAGAAGCGGTCGCTGGACGAGGCCCGTGCGGCCGTGGCGTCGGCACAAGCGGCGGTCGATCGGGCTCGGGCTGCGCGGGACGAGGCGCGGCTTCGACTGGAACGGATGGAGGTTCGGTCGCCGGTGGCCGGCGTCGTGATGACTCGGTTGGTGGAGCCGGGGTCGAAGGTCATGCAGGCGACGGACAATCCGATGTCGTCGCACGTGGTGCGTCTGTATGACCCCGGGCGATTGCAGGTGCGTGTGGATGTGCCGCTTGCCGAGGCGGCGCGGGTGAACATCGGACAGGACGCGGAGGTCGTGGTGAACGTCCTGCCGGACCGCGTGTTTCGGGGCCGTGTGACGCGCGTTGTGCATGAGGCGGACATTCAGAAGAACACGCTGCAGGTGAAGGTGGCGATCACCGAGCCCGCGGCGGAACTCAAGCCGGAGATGCTCGCGCGCGTGCGGTTTCTCTCGACCGACTCCGCGACCGGTGCGGGCGGTGAATTGAGCGTTTTCGCGCCTGAAGCGGTGATCCGTCGCGATGACGGCGGCAAGCCTTTTGTCTGGATGATCGATGCGTCGGCGCGCCGGGCGCAGCGCCGCGCGATCACGCTCGGCACGGCCAAACAGGACGGCTGGGTTCAGGTCGCAGAAGGCCTGCAACCTGGAGACTCGCTCATCGTGGAACCACCGGCGTCGTTAAGTGATGGGGCGAGAATTCGCGTGGCCGGGGATGCAAGTTCGAAGCAGTAG
- the rocD gene encoding Ornithine aminotransferase, with protein MPVDKPSSEGTPTMTATMMASKTDEHLKIADQYGAHNYHPLPVIIESAKGVWVTDVDGKKYLDMLAAYSALNFGYSHPKLIETAKRQLEKVTLTSRAFHNDQLGPFCKELCDLTGFESVLPMNSGAEAVETAIKCARKWGHTQKGIEAEKAEIIVARDNFHGRTTTIVSFSTDAQYRHGFGPFTPGFVMVPFDDVAALEKAITKNTAAFLVEPIQAESGIRVPSEGYLKKVREICTKHNVLFIADEIQTGMCRTGDRFAWQHEGQAARPDMMCLGKALGGGILPISAIVTSKKIMSVFTPGDHGSTFGGNPFACAVARTAMELIRTEGLEKRSKELGEYFRNKLKAVNAPAVQEVRGRGLLIGVQIKANYPKARWFCERFMEQGILCKDAHDDVIRFAPPLVIEQKEIDWAMERIGPALLSTKPV; from the coding sequence TTGCCCGTGGACAAGCCAAGCAGCGAAGGGACTCCAACCATGACGGCGACGATGATGGCCAGCAAGACGGACGAACACCTCAAGATCGCGGATCAGTACGGCGCGCACAATTACCACCCCCTGCCGGTCATCATCGAATCGGCAAAGGGCGTCTGGGTGACGGACGTCGACGGGAAAAAATACCTCGACATGCTCGCGGCCTACTCGGCGCTGAACTTCGGCTACTCGCATCCGAAGCTGATCGAGACGGCCAAGCGCCAGCTTGAGAAAGTCACGCTCACGTCGCGCGCCTTTCACAACGACCAGCTCGGTCCCTTCTGCAAGGAACTCTGCGACCTGACGGGCTTTGAGAGCGTTTTGCCCATGAACAGCGGCGCCGAGGCCGTCGAGACCGCCATCAAGTGCGCCCGCAAATGGGGCCACACGCAAAAAGGCATCGAGGCCGAGAAGGCCGAAATCATCGTCGCGCGGGACAACTTCCACGGTCGCACGACGACAATTGTCAGTTTCAGCACCGACGCCCAGTATCGGCACGGCTTCGGCCCGTTCACGCCGGGGTTTGTCATGGTGCCGTTTGATGATGTCGCGGCGCTGGAAAAGGCCATCACAAAGAACACCGCCGCGTTCCTCGTCGAACCGATTCAGGCCGAAAGCGGCATTCGCGTGCCGAGCGAGGGCTACCTCAAGAAGGTCCGCGAGATTTGCACGAAACACAACGTCCTGTTCATCGCTGATGAGATTCAAACCGGCATGTGCCGCACCGGCGACCGCTTCGCGTGGCAGCATGAGGGGCAGGCCGCACGGCCCGACATGATGTGCCTCGGCAAGGCCCTGGGCGGCGGCATCCTGCCCATCTCGGCCATCGTCACGTCGAAGAAGATCATGAGCGTCTTTACACCCGGCGATCACGGATCGACGTTCGGGGGCAACCCGTTCGCCTGCGCCGTCGCACGGACCGCCATGGAGTTGATTCGCACCGAGGGGCTGGAGAAGCGCTCGAAGGAACTCGGCGAGTACTTCCGCAACAAGCTCAAGGCCGTCAACGCCCCGGCGGTGCAGGAGGTGCGCGGCCGCGGCCTGCTGATCGGTGTGCAGATCAAGGCGAATTATCCCAAGGCCCGATGGTTCTGCGAGCGTTTCATGGAGCAGGGCA